The nucleotide window TCATTGCGCACTTCGTACCTTCCACGAGGACTCGTAAAATCTGTATCAGGTCCTCGCAAGGTTGGAGGTTACTTCATCATCGCCAGACCGCGAAGGCCAACCGGTTCCAGCTGGAGAGTGACTAACAAAAATCCAGTCCATTTCAGTCGCTATGACAGTGATCATGCATTTTGCCGTCCAAGTTCGGCGATCGCAGATGCTGTCTTCCGTGCTTCGACTGTGAAATCAACCTCACTCATCCTTCCCACGCTGCTTTGACAACAGAGAGATCAAGATCACCAACAGCCAACGCCAGATGAGCCTCAATGTCATCAAGTTGGCAACAAACAGAAGTCCATACACCACCATGTACAATAGCCTTGATGACTTTCAAGGCTCCTTAATTCCAAATCGACTCCCGTCTCTCTCAGAGAATCGGGGTTGGCTTCTCTCAACCATGTCAAAGATGACCAACGGAACCAGTCGTTGTGGTACTAGTCTAGCCAGCCAGCTACGCAACCGTCAATGCAGAAAGCAAAGTTACTAAAGTGTAGATACCTGAACCAGTCAATACATGATTAGTCaaccaacgccaacaacactACCTATCAACGAGGCACATGATCCACCACTACCGCCCTTCACTCCTTCGTCCTCCACTCCTGCTCAAATATCCTTGCTGTGCTTGCTTATGTTCTCATCAGTCggcttgttggtgttggtccTAATCTCGTGTGAGTTACGAACCTACGCAATGTTGGAAATATTTGGCCCGACTATGTGATAACTCTATTGACCTGTCATTTTTTCGCACCCGCTTGCTCTCGGCTTCCCGCAGATCCAAATAGGCACTAACAAGACAAGTTGGAAGAAACGAAACCGAGTGGATGTGTGATGTGACCAGACGTCCATCGGGATACACTCTATGCGGCTTCCCGGCAAGGCGAGCgagatgctgctgctgccgctgctgcatGGTGGGAAGCGGCAAGGGGGATTTGGAAAGAAATTCAAACAAATGTATGGACGGAATACGCAACGAGATGCCAAAGCATAGCACACAGTATGGCATGGCACAGCAAATATGTGCCTGATACATACCGAGTGGGCAAAGGCAGAACCTacagacaacgacaacgcTGTTGGACTGTATGAAAGATTCAGTTTGGGTTGATGAGCGGAACAGGTCGCATAGAAAAAGTGGTTATGAATGCAGTTAAGCCGTCAATTAACGCTTGTCACCTGCCGCTGATGGCTTTTTTGATTCACCTCATTGTAACAGCTCTATGAAATTCCCCTATCGTACTTGGCGCACACTAAAGTATCTATGCTAAGCCATGCCTCACAGCATGAGCATCGCTATATACAAAATAAATATGTAAATGATGTAGTATACCGGCACACTACTCGTTGCCAGCTGCCCGTATGCCTCACAATCCGCCTACTACCTAAGCTCTAGCATGACCTGCCGTGCGCTGCGCATGCGCATGAGCGTGGCCATGTGAGAAGTGACTTGAGGCCGACGGACCTGCCGCTGTTGCCGCCACCGCCTGCCCGAAGAAGGGATGCTTGAGGGCCTCCAATGGCGTGATTCTCTTGTCCGGATTGAGCGCCAGGCAGCGTTCGAGGAGATCGATAAAGTGGTTGAGCTCCTTGGTTTCCGCATCACTCATGCCGCTGGAGGCGGCCACGAGACGAGCCCGCAAATCGCGGGTCGGCTTAACAGTGGCCAGGGTCTTGACAGTGGTCTATACAAAAAGGAGCAGTAAGTTAGTTTGATTCCCAATTCGGGTAGGTATATTTGGCAAATATtattggaagaagaaaggaagcgAAAGGGCAAGTGTGGTTGCGGAGTGAAGGGATGGAGAGAGCGTGTTGCAGAAGCAAAGAGTAACAGGCGTCTCCCGCGTCCCGCCGTCACAAAAAAACGACAACGGGAAGGACTGCATGCTCTCCAGTTGGGATAGGGGAAGAAACGCCACGATGCCCCGGGGGTATGCGGCTGCGGTGACATTGCCAAGCGGTCAATGTGCAGGCGAGGCACAGCACGACGCTCACTGGGGATGTCATCAAATCTTCTCTGTCTGTCCCTTCTCTTATGCACGTCGGAAGATTGCTAGGCAGACCACGCGGGATGTCCACATCGGATCTAGGATGCAAGCCGCCTggcctcatcatcctctcaCATCAGATCCTCATCATGCCAGAAGACCGGACCAACAAGTGCGGGAGAGGATGAGGTGATACTCGGACGACACCGCAGATGGGAATGGGAGACATCATGCAGGGCCGCACACAAGCGCCGTCCCACTCAACCGGCCTCCGCGTCCAAAgcacctccctctcctctccatgAATAAATGAGTAAATTTTTTCTTTGCAAaaatgaaagaaaaaaaaaaaaaaaaagggggggggggggggggggggggggttgaagGGAATGGGCTAGAAAGGCCAACCTGACGCCAGGGGCATCTCTAGTCAGACACCATCTTCCGTACACCCCTCCTCCATAAACAGAATAAAACACGCAAAACTCGGAGGGTGACGATCGGGGAATATCTCATGGATTGATTGCAATGTGATTGCCTCGCACATGCAAAACGGAAGCGCTCGGGGAAATGAAAACAGACAAAAAGGATAGAAAACAACGTACCTTTCCAAGGACCTTGTCCCGCTCGACACTGAGGAAGTTGCCCATGTCGTCCCAGTGCATGCCCCATAATTCACCACGGCGGTACAACTTAGCGTTCAGTCTGCCACGAATCTCCATGATGGTCTTCAACAtctggttgttgctgtcacCCGTAAATAGAATCTTGCCCGTGTACAGCTCATATAAGGTGCAGCCAATGGACCACATGTCTACGGAGTAGTCATATGGTATGCCTAGGATGACTTCTGGCGCGCGGTAGAATCGACTGACGAGATACGGTGTCACCTCCGTCGAGGCCGTGGCCGCGTCAGACCGGTCGATCGCCGTACCCAGGTCACAAATCTTCAAAAGATTGCGTGCCTCATTTACCTACATCGGAAAAAATTAGCATCGTGTCTCCATCACAGTGTGTCTGAGGAGACCTACCAAGATATTGTCAGGCTTCAGGTCAGCATGGATAATGCTGCACTTGCGCATATGGGCAAGAGCGAGGAAGATCTGGTAAGCGTAAACGCGTGTGGCACGCAAGTTGATGCCAACGTTGTTTCCGAACTTCTTCAGCACCTCGCGGAGGTTCATGCTCAAATTTTCGAAAACCATGCATAGATGACCCTTATACTCAAAGGACCGCTCAAACTTGACGATATGCTTCTTGTCCTCAGGATCAGCTTCGTTCAGCTTCTGTAGGATGGCAATTTCAGTGAAACCGCCCTTCCGCAAAGCGTCGTTGTTACGCATGATCTTGATGGCAACTGTCTGCTGCGTCGTGAGGTCCAAGGCGCGGGCGACTCCCGAGAACATTCCACGACCAAGAGCCGTCGACAACTGGTATCGTCCATCCAACAGCTCGCCGGGCCTAATCTTGTAGTAACCGTCTTTATCGTCACCTTCGAGCTTACCGCCGCCGACATTAGCCTGGCCATCGTTTCCAGCTTTCTTCGAAGCTGCAGGTGCCACAAGCTTCTCTTCGTCGAAATCGTCTGCGAACATGtcaaagtcgtcgtcgtcgtcgtctcctcCTTTCTCAGGCTGCTTTTCCTCATCATTTTGCTCTTCTTTGGCAACATCTGCCAGAGCAGGATGTTTAGCTTCTCCATGCAAGCCAACATGTCCGTGACGCAGCTCGTCACGGCGCTCGTCTTCCTTCATATCAGCGGTAGGATCATAATCAGCGGCAGAGGGACCATCAACTTCCACTTTATCGTTTCCATTGGCTCTCGCAAGATCTTGCTCTGCCAGGAAGAAGTTGAACGCAGAAGGAGACATGGTGTCCGGCACCTGGGCGGGCGACTGGGTAGGCGACATGGTAACATTCCCTAAGGATAATCAGCGGATGGAGTGGACAGGTAAAAGAAAGACTATAGACTTACTCGACTTGGGACTGCTGGGCT belongs to Neurospora crassa OR74A linkage group IV, whole genome shotgun sequence and includes:
- the stk-57 gene encoding serine/threonine protein kinase-57, variant 1; translated protein: MAFPDVSSDEGEIAEATPLPHSKLNGDIDRTGRPRARLERTPEPSKLPDHRQSPRVGHARQGSFSRHSRSPRSPPPPRSPRGFKRPRDDDRHDRDRDRDRRDPRHFRVHYDDDRGSSRYRDLDRPPSRGSINYNDDWSSSARNRYGSSRDAPPPTRPSADRVDDRGRDRELLDYDRERDYDSYYAKRPRNNRSRSPRGGRRDNNNRGRRDNRGRVVTFQPEGTYQDGKDDRRGQEMSKGNTHTAAAYSTKEDAKSGQGVPVERGVKELAIAQDGPSQQEASKEPEPDMDWDPSEAMDEEARVQAEIERRRRARQAALQRGLGAASPSVQSLQGDKPSPTPSSSRFNTPAPQKTEPSSPKSRNVTMSPTQSPAQVPDTMSPSAFNFFLAEQDLARANGNDKVEVDGPSAADYDPTADMKEDERRDELRHGHVGLHGEAKHPALADVAKEEQNDEEKQPEKGGDDDDDDFDMFADDFDEEKLVAPAASKKAGNDGQANVGGGKLEGDDKDGYYKIRPGELLDGRYQLSTALGRGMFSGVARALDLTTQQTVAIKIMRNNDALRKGGFTEIAILQKLNEADPEDKKHIVKFERSFEYKGHLCMVFENLSMNLREVLKKFGNNVGINLRATRVYAYQIFLALAHMRKCSIIHADLKPDNILVNEARNLLKICDLGTAIDRSDAATASTEVTPYLVSRFYRAPEVILGIPYDYSVDMWSIGCTLYELYTGKILFTGDSNNQMLKTIMEIRGRLNAKLYRRGELWGMHWDDMGNFLSVERDKVLGKTTVKTLATVKPTRDLRARLVAASSGMSDAETKELNHFIDLLERCLALNPDKRITPLEALKHPFFGQAVAATAAGPSASSHFSHGHAHAHAQRTAGHARA
- the stk-57 gene encoding serine/threonine protein kinase-57, variant 4; the encoded protein is MSKGNTHTAAAYSTKEDAKSGQGVPVERGVKELAIAQDGPSQQEASKEPEPDMDWDPSEAMDEEARVQAEIERRRRARQAALQRGLGAASPSVQSLQGDKPSPTPSSSRFNTPAPQKTEPSSPKSRNVTMSPTQSPAQVPDTMSPSAFNFFLAEQDLARANGNDKVEVDGPSAADYDPTADMKEDERRDELRHGHVGLHGEAKHPALADVAKEEQNDEEKQPEKGGDDDDDDFDMFADDFDEEKLVAPAASKKAGNDGQANVGGGKLEGDDKDGYYKIRPGELLDGRYQLSTALGRGMFSGVARALDLTTQQTVAIKIMRNNDALRKGGFTEIAILQKLNEADPEDKKHIVKFERSFEYKGHLCMVFENLSMNLREVLKKFGNNVGINLRATRVYAYQIFLALAHMRKCSIIHADLKPDNILVNEARNLLKICDLGTAIDRSDAATASTEVTPYLVSRFYRAPEVILGIPYDYSVDMWSIGCTLYELYTGKILFTGDSNNQMLKTIMEIRGRLNAKLYRRGELWGMHWDDMGNFLSVERDKVLGKTTVKTLATVKPTRDLRARLVAASSGMSDAETKELNHFIDLLERCLALNPDKRITPLEALKHPFFGQAVAATAAGPSASSHFSHGHAHAHAQRTAGHARA